A window of Bombina bombina isolate aBomBom1 chromosome 5, aBomBom1.pri, whole genome shotgun sequence genomic DNA:
taagccacatacacacgcacaattatatatatatatatatatatattatacacagactagggggaaatataagtaagtgactttccctcctcttcagtctTCTGcatggttccataatgattacatacgcTAAGTTTCAGACTGCGgatgtccctagggggaaatataagtaagtggctttctctcctcTTTATTCCTGCATGGactctgcttttagatttctagattgatcggctgcttatgagaacatatcgatatcgaggcatcactgcaataaccgaaaagcggctggaagcgatcaggatcacttccaccgctttcagagactgaggacgtgcagggtacgccctcggtcgttaagggtatttttttggaggacataccctgcacgtcctcggtcattaaggggttaaaagcttaattttagctttagtgtagagattaccctcccacctgacaattcccaccccctgatccatacCTGATCCCCTGTAAAATCAAAATTAGTGATGATAAGTGATGATTCCCTGCTCAGCTAAACAGCTCTGACAAGTCACAGCACTGCTCATTTCTTTCAATGAGGTGGCATTTCCACATTTTAGCCAATTGCCATGCGGGCCAATTAACATTATGATGTAGGCATGCACAGCTATTGGAATCGTCACCTTATTGAAAAAATGAGCAGTGCCGTGAGCTACTAGGCTTAGAAGTGTAGTCACAGAGAAATAAAGGCaccttttaatttgtttgtttttaaggtggcctttatttttagtgatggtaaatcctagcatttttttaaatgctaggatttaccatcactttatactCACTTTAtttagttagagcatgtaattttaaacaattttctcttTTATTTCTGCTATCATTGtcttggtatagtttgttgaaaagcatatgtaggtagtctcaggagctagctgcttattggtggttgcacatgtatgcctcttgacattggctcaccagatatgtttagGTAGTTTCCTGTAGTGCATGCATTttcgcttcttcaacaaaggataattaaagaatgaagaacatttaataatagaaatatattaaacgctgcttaaaaatgcatgctgtttttgattaattaaagtaaaatgttgggttcatgtccctttaacctccttgCTGGGTGTTAAACATATAGAACATTTTATATTTGCACTATTGTTTCCATATAacacataagagcattttcttttcgCACTATTATGTCCTAAACTTCTGAATGATGTCAGATGCAATTTCATTAAATGCATGGTATTTAACAAACGAAGAGAAGCAAcagaatcaaacattttatttaaatgttaacatTTTCTTTGATCTTATTTTTTCAGAATCTGGATCTACAACTTGTTAGTGACTATCAGGAACCTGATAATATTGACCAAGCATCATACTTTGACGTATTAGAATGGACATATACCAGCGCCTCTCATAGTAAACTTCATCTCTTTCCAAAATGGTGTTTGCCTCTAAAAGTAGCTACTGGGGTTtcactgtttgtttttgtttacacTTTCATCAGAGAAGTTCTACATCCCTTCTTGGTGCATAACAAAAATGAATTTTATAGGATTCCAATTTTGGTGGTAAACAAAGTTTTACCAGTGGTTTCCATCACCTTGTTGACATTGGTTTATGTGCCTGGCTTGTTAGCCGCAGGTCTACAGCTTTATAGAGGGACAAAGTACCAGCGATTTCcacagtggctcaatatatggttGCTTAGAAGAAAGCAGTTTGGACTCATGAGTTTTTTCTTTGGTTGTTTGCATGCACTCTACAGCCTGGCTTACCCAATGAGGAGGTCGTACAGATACAAACTTTTGAACTGGGCATACCAGCAGGTAAATTTATAGCAATAAATTATAGTTAATAAGTaatgtatatgttatgggtaaagtaagaTATTGGGGTAATCCTACGATTAACCCGGATAAAATGAACATTACCCATGTGGCTGtatgtaaagcctgatgtactgttaTTCCCCCATTTACACAATTTTTTGCCTACGCCTGGGGAGTTGAAGGGGGGCGCCCCGCCAATCCTctagcatccaccccaagtgaaccctaGGGAATGAACCCCCCTCAGGCGgaagcaaaaaagatagtgaagatgggggaattatagTGCATCGTATAtaggtttgatgcagtgactcgatgaagcgcatgcactctgagggttttacccacagccgcttgggtaatgtccatttttttgtcctaggattacccagtatctgactttacccataacatatatattaataatgttactgttgtctggagcactacatgacattaaatagtgctgctatctagtacttagaaaacataatatttttatgtttaatttaaagTAAAGTAATAATAATTGTTGCTATTAAAAAgaagtgttttatatccctttaatttgtatcaTATTTTCCATCTCGGACAGGTTAAGCAGCAGAAAGAAAGTTCTTGGATTGAACATGATGTATGGAGAATGGAAATTTATGTGTGTCTAGGAATTCTTGCACTTGCCATCCTGGCCATTTTAGCTGTAGCATCAATTCCATCTGTGAGCAGCTCGTTGTCCTGGAAAGAGTTCCAGTTCATTCAGGTACAGTTCTTTACAACTTTATTTCTCCTTATCAAATTAACATTATATTAATTTatgtttcttattttattttgtttaaacccAAGTTTTTTGTGTTATGTATATAGAATGAATGCTAAAAATGCTTATTAAAGGCACATTCTTTTGTTTGTCTGTCTTATAGCTAACTAGGGTCAGGCTAGCTTTGGAGTTGATTGACATGTAAGAGACCAGCAAATTACTATTGGTCCAGAGCTGGACATGGttcctaatacaatcagatgtgcATATTTTTATATCCATCATTTTTAGTTCAGGTTTGGCAGCACATTGCTGTTCACGAGTTAACCCCTTTAGGGTGCAGTTATAAAATGTGAGCACCGTAGAGCATTAAACACAAGCTAGGTAATGTAAAACTGGTATGATTGCAGTTTCTTCCTTGCATTTGCTATGTATTTTGAATTACATTTCATTATATAGCCCCCATTACCCTTACTTTCTtacagcaagattacgagttttgcgctataccgggtgcgttaagaacgcaaaaaaattagcggtatcgcactttccataccgctgccattacaagttactgaaaaacctccttgtgctgtgcagtatggtgcgttaagatccatactgcacaaaagccaagggctgaggttaggtgctcgtgcacgcttcccccataggcattaatggggagaaaatgttagatttaattacatttttcatagtgttaggtttatttaaatgtttaatttaggttttttatttttttggtagtgttaggttttttaatcatataatttaggatttttaattggtagtttatttattttttttagaatagttatgttagtttaatttatagtttaaccttagtttttttttatttcacaggtaagtttattatttattttaggatagttatattgtaacttttaatttaaagttgggggggtgttaggtttaggggttaatagtttaatttagtgttttgtgatatgggggggcagcggtttagaggttaataggtctaGTTTATaagttacaatgtgggggctggcgatttaggggttaataggtttagtttcttagttgcgatgtagggggctggcggtttaggggtaaatactttattatagtgttggcgatgtgagggtccggcggtttagggtttaatatgtttattatagtagtagcgatgtgggtgacgcattaggggttaatagctttatttattagttgcgatgtggggggctggcggtttaggggttaataggtttattttagtgtcagcgatgtgggtgggtggcagattaggggttaataggtgtaatatagtatttgcaatgtgggagggtgtcagtttaggggctaataggtagtttatgggtgttagtgtactttgtatacattttgagttttgtgaaacatttttgttttgcaaaatccataaatactggtctcagatcgcggaatggctcACGGCAGTATAGGCTGTGggcagtataggctgtaatgcaagcattttagccagaccgcacaacctgtaatatggcgctatggaaaatcccgcactcaaacgtcattttttgagtgtggaattgagagttgtgtaaaggctaaaatgcttgcggtatatctATACCGatgcgacttgtaatatgcgttacctgccattccacgtgcaatggccaatttttcagcggtatagccgtaccacaccatAACGCAGAACTTATTTTCTTATTACTCTTAATAGTATATTTCATCATAAATTATGCTAGCTGGGTTTTTGTATGGCTCTTTGTAAATTAGATATGAGAATGGAATGTAGTCTGATGAGAaggaacataaaaaatacatattagtggctaataaagatctaaatatattaattaatatttaatatatttatataacaacatGCTCACCTTTTTATCTACATATTTGTAACCTGCTTCCAGTTCTAAATGTATATGTATAGGAAGCCTCTATGGACATTTTCTTAGTAGCAACAGCTTCAAACAACCTAACTGGACCAGGGTGCATTTACTTTTAGACAGTTTTTCTTGTCTGTCATgaatattttttctcatttttgttactgttttattttttctccattgatacattttagtatttattttttggtaGCATGATATTTTAGAATCATATTTCCTTGGTAGGTTGCCTTTTTTATATGAATGTTACTGGCCTTCTATCCTTGAGTAAGTTGACATCGACAAAAACATTTCTGAGGGTATTTCTGAGCCAGTTATCCACATACACTCATATAATTAATTGTGTGACAGGCATCTTCCATATTCTTAAACCAGCCCCATCTACCAAAGTAGTTGGTATGTATTTGCATCATCtacttagataatttttttcatgcCAAATGAAAAACCTAAGAAACAGATATTTATTCTGGATATTGTGACATATTATATCCTACAtcactttcatttaaagggacagtaaagtaaaaaaaaatatttcatgatttaaatagggcatgtcattttaaacaactttccaatttacttttattaccaattttgctttgttctcttggtattcttagttgaaagctaaatctaggaggttcatgtgctaatttcttagacctagaagACCTAGAAgacctctaatcggaaagcatttttaaagtttttcaccactagagggcgttagttcatgtgtttcatatagataacattgagctcaggtacGTGAAGctccaaggagtcagcactgattggctaaaaatgcatgcctgtcaaaagaactgaaataagggggcagtttgcagaggcatagatacaaggtaatcacagaggtaaaaagtatattattataactgtgttggttatgcaaaattggggaatgggtaataaagggattatctacctttttaaacaacaaacattctggtgtttactgtccctttaaagggacattatacactcattttttctttgcataaatgttttgtagataatctatttatatagcccataaagtttttttttttttaaattaatgtatagttttgcttatttttaaataacattgctctgattttcagactcctaaccaagccccaaagttttatgtgaatacgctcgactacctactccagcttgctcctgtttgtgtaaagggtcttttcatatgcaaaagaagggggagggggggagtgtcttatttcccacttgcagtgggctttccaactaccttttcaacagagccaaactgacagcttctaagtaagtttttaaacagttttatactggatttttatttcagtatctgtgcatattattcgttatagtagtgtctattacatgcagttatatgaaaatgagtgtatactgtccctttaagtaattatatCATCTGCTTAAGGCTGATGGCGCTATTTCATGCTTGGCAAAAATTATGCTTTTTCATATTGATGGTGCTGGTACATTTTCAGATCCCATTGATAGATAAATGGAAatccattaaaaaatacatttttatctcaAGGTGTAATATATTAACCCTAGTTGTTAAATCTTATCAATGATTCAAAGTGATGTCAGAGGGTAGCCATACAATTTTAGGCATACTAAACGAAGCTACAAACatctatcttatttttttttttttttaactaaataaacTGCAGACTGGATTGTAAAGGCATGGTTGAATCTAATATTGCCAAAGGGATCTCTAATGTTTACAGATATTTAAAGCAGTAGTAACAGACTCGAAAAAGGCCCTATTCAGGACCAAAGCGCATCGACCTATTGAGACAACTACAGCTCGCGTTTTCCAGCAATTCCTATTGTGTGGAGATACAGTAAGCCTAATACACTATAGGGCAGGACATATATCACTTGGGTTTTGcacattgtttgtttattttctttccaGGATTTGTTCCATGCAGacatcaaggaatatatatatattttgggatcacatatatatatatatatatatatatatatatatatatatatatatatatatatatatatacttttttgaatTATCCAtttaattttttacatatttttacacaATTTTAGAACGTTGGATTATTTCATTTCATTATTTTACacgtgtaaataaatatattttttattatattttctcatATAGTTttcatttttgtacattttttcttgAGGATTCCTACACTTCACATAGTTGTTTGAGAACTGTCTTAAGAATTCCTTGAAAAAAATGTTCTCGTGCATACATATTCTGtaacatcattatatatatatatatatatatatatatatatatatatatatatataaaagctatatTGTACTATCAGGGTTCATCTGtgcttttatatgtgtataagtCTTATTTGAATCTGATTTTATCTTAACTGTTTATTAAATACGTTTGGCtccatataattttaatattttatcatcACACTTTAGCCTTGATAGGTGctcctatgcttttgcattttttacatATTAGCAATCTAGTTAGGTGATAGTCTTATTTTAGAGAGCTTGTGTGTCACTTTTGGCACTGTGTACTATTATTTGCATCTGTATATATTCATTGGATTGGGTTAAGGGCATAccccttgcaaaggggttaaaagcaCAGTAGATGTGCCGTTGGGAAGCCACAgttcactgctggtcctgagtagaACCCGCCGCtcctccaatcagcagcactagtcgcacGACTCAGATGTGATTCGTGTGGGGGTTAAATAAGTAGAGCAGGGTTGACCATTATGGCCCTTTCATTTCTATTTTTGATCTTAATCTAAGTCTTGCAGGTAACGCTAGGTTCTGTGAGCTATTAATCTATATTAAAGGATCATTTGAGATAGAATCTTGTATTGTTTCAAGGTGTGTGCCAAATTCATATTAAAAATGGCacaattaatcagttgtaatgtaaCATACAATTTTGTTTTGTGCCACAACTTTAAAATTATCCATATGAGAAAACTTAATTGGAGTAATAAATATATAAGAAGTGACTGCTTTCAATAAAAAGGTGTGATGACTGTACTATATTAGGAAACTTTAATACAC
This region includes:
- the STEAP1 gene encoding LOW QUALITY PROTEIN: metalloreductase STEAP1 (The sequence of the model RefSeq protein was modified relative to this genomic sequence to represent the inferred CDS: inserted 1 base in 1 codon) → MILNKEETMEENVIIGKQESPGVLYVLHTADKVDVWEQQRWKNSDSKNNQNLDLQLVSDYQEPDNIDQASYFDVLEWTYTSASHSKLHLFPKWCLPLKVATGVSLFVFVYTFIREVLHPFLVHNKNEFYRIPILVVNKVLPVVSITLLTLVYVPGLLAAGLQLYRGTKYQRFPQWLNIWLLRRKQFGLMSFFFGCLHALYSLAYPMRRSYRYKLLNWAYQQVKQQKESSWIEHDVWRMEIYVCLGILALAILAILAVASIPSVSSSLSWKEFQFIQSKMGYIALLLCTLHALIFXWNKWVDIKQFIWYTPPSFMIAVFLPVIVLLCKAILLLPCLDKRIQRIRCGAETTQGIGNRCMLCHL